In a single window of the Ktedonobacteraceae bacterium genome:
- a CDS encoding DEAD/DEAH box helicase has product MKETMDGQAGIGPEIQQEIEAFAARYPFPLDPFQIEAIIHLAENRSVLVAAPTGTGKTLIAEYAIWRAQQQNQRVIYTTPLKALSNQKFRDLRAQYGQDAVGLVTGDIVEHSRASIVIMTTEVYRNMLLEDGGDRFAEGEAGNSSTLGDVGYIVFDELHYLSDIERGPVWEEAIICSPPNVQLVGLSATVSNAQDLADWISRVHRPVSLVVHEERAVPLDHYYFLDGKLYLVQDAAGNRVNRFPNVGGEARAAMLMGRNRRYKFGYDEEDEEDEDEWNYRRGRRGRFIAPTVDSSASRSQDATNDADGNDITAENRNEAKVEGERRPRRPVEHKTPEPGEVLTALRDADLLPCLYFLPGRKVVEEAAMGAALHLFTTPEEQVRIKEEIDIWLEHLPKEDRTLQQVHALADILPRGLAFHHAGLLPGLKVLVETLFARGYLRAVFATDTLALGINMPARAVVVGSLSKFDGQEMRLLTPNEYRQLTGRAGRRGMDVHGAAVIPYSPWEPFEDSFQRITGELLPVTSSFVIRYNSVLNLWRPGDIKHLRRICASSLREYQRYVLWEQREMTRLERLEARQQKGKKAGKKKGLASQGAIEALEKRRKRIGAYPLSRAGAAELDGTVFTLRTLNYIDQDDQLTIKGRLLRSIFHQAGLAIVEMIVAGVLDELSPGELADVCSWFTFDNDRRLNNRNVLNAHLVQVRRELWRIMQNIHDIEQQAHISITPNIIPDFHGVALSWSRGMSLNGLLRRIDLAEGDLLMLLNQTIDLLQQVQAAVGQVLDARDIWQQNEAEMLRFAQHDMPGSEAEMLRFAQHDMPGSKSALKRARRQAEQLALYRERLEQLRPKLAQASLSLIRGIIIQSRTVPSMVARVGDEEVPLDAEEDTEPSDVIEGV; this is encoded by the coding sequence ATGAAAGAAACCATGGACGGACAGGCAGGAATAGGGCCTGAGATTCAGCAGGAAATTGAAGCGTTTGCGGCGCGTTACCCGTTTCCCCTCGATCCTTTTCAAATAGAGGCCATTATCCATCTCGCGGAAAACCGTTCGGTGCTGGTTGCCGCGCCCACCGGTACCGGCAAAACACTCATCGCCGAATACGCTATCTGGCGCGCGCAGCAACAGAACCAGCGTGTCATCTATACGACCCCTCTCAAGGCGCTCTCCAATCAGAAGTTTCGCGACCTGCGCGCCCAGTATGGTCAGGATGCCGTGGGCCTGGTTACCGGCGATATCGTGGAACACAGCCGCGCCTCTATCGTCATTATGACGACGGAGGTCTATCGCAACATGCTGCTGGAAGATGGCGGCGACCGTTTCGCGGAAGGGGAAGCCGGCAACTCTTCCACGCTGGGAGATGTCGGCTACATTGTCTTCGATGAACTGCACTACCTCAGCGATATCGAACGCGGCCCCGTGTGGGAGGAGGCGATCATCTGTTCGCCGCCCAACGTGCAGCTGGTCGGGCTTTCCGCCACCGTCAGCAATGCCCAGGACCTGGCCGATTGGATCAGTCGCGTACATCGTCCTGTCTCCCTCGTCGTCCATGAAGAGCGTGCCGTGCCACTGGACCACTATTACTTCCTCGATGGCAAACTGTACCTGGTGCAGGACGCCGCCGGCAATCGCGTCAATCGCTTCCCCAACGTTGGCGGTGAGGCACGCGCCGCTATGCTCATGGGTCGCAATCGACGCTACAAATTCGGCTACGATGAAGAGGATGAAGAGGATGAAGACGAATGGAACTACCGGCGGGGCCGTAGGGGCCGATTCATCGCGCCCACCGTCGATTCATCGGCCTCGCGCTCCCAGGATGCTACGAACGACGCAGATGGCAACGACATTACAGCAGAGAATCGTAACGAGGCAAAGGTAGAAGGCGAACGCAGGCCCAGACGCCCGGTAGAGCATAAGACGCCTGAGCCTGGCGAAGTCCTCACCGCCCTGCGCGACGCTGATCTCTTGCCCTGCCTCTACTTCCTGCCGGGGCGTAAGGTCGTTGAAGAAGCCGCCATGGGTGCCGCGCTGCATCTCTTTACCACGCCGGAGGAGCAGGTGCGCATCAAAGAAGAGATCGACATCTGGCTCGAGCACCTGCCCAAAGAAGACCGCACCTTGCAGCAGGTCCACGCGCTGGCCGATATTTTGCCGCGCGGCCTGGCCTTTCACCATGCTGGATTGCTGCCAGGACTCAAGGTGCTGGTGGAGACGCTTTTCGCCCGCGGCTACCTGCGCGCCGTCTTCGCCACCGATACCCTCGCTCTCGGCATCAATATGCCCGCCCGCGCGGTTGTCGTTGGCAGTCTCAGTAAATTCGATGGCCAGGAAATGCGCCTGCTGACTCCCAATGAATATCGCCAGCTGACCGGACGTGCGGGGCGGCGCGGCATGGATGTCCATGGAGCGGCCGTGATCCCTTATTCGCCGTGGGAGCCGTTCGAGGACTCGTTCCAGCGCATCACCGGCGAATTGCTGCCCGTCACCTCGTCATTCGTCATTCGCTACAACTCCGTCCTCAACCTGTGGCGTCCAGGTGATATCAAACACCTGCGCCGTATCTGCGCTTCGAGCCTGCGCGAATATCAACGCTACGTCCTGTGGGAGCAACGCGAGATGACGCGGCTTGAGCGATTGGAGGCGCGCCAGCAGAAGGGCAAGAAGGCGGGCAAAAAGAAAGGCCTCGCTTCCCAGGGCGCGATAGAAGCGCTGGAAAAAAGGCGCAAAAGGATTGGAGCTTACCCATTGAGCCGCGCCGGTGCCGCCGAGCTTGACGGCACCGTCTTCACCCTGCGCACGCTCAATTATATCGACCAGGATGACCAGCTGACAATCAAGGGGCGCTTGCTGCGCAGCATCTTCCACCAGGCCGGACTCGCCATCGTCGAAATGATTGTGGCCGGTGTGCTGGATGAACTCTCGCCGGGTGAACTGGCCGACGTGTGCAGCTGGTTCACCTTCGACAACGACCGCCGCCTCAACAATCGCAATGTCTTGAATGCCCACCTGGTGCAGGTACGCCGCGAACTCTGGCGCATCATGCAAAACATCCATGACATCGAGCAACAGGCACACATCAGCATTACCCCCAACATCATCCCCGATTTTCATGGTGTGGCCCTCTCCTGGTCGCGCGGCATGTCCCTCAACGGCCTGTTGCGCCGCATCGATCTGGCCGAAGGCGATCTCCTGATGCTGCTCAACCAGACCATCGACCTCTTGCAGCAGGTACAGGCAGCCGTGGGCCAGGTGCTGGATGCACGCGATATCTGGCAGCAAAATGAGGCGGAGATGCTTCGCTTCGCTCAGCATGACATGCCTGGGTCTGAGGCGGAGATGCTTCGCTTCGCTCAGCATGACATGCCTGGCTCAAAATCCGCCCTCAAACGCGCAAGAAGGCAGGCCGAGCAGCTGGCGCTCTACCGCGAACGCCTGGAACAGCTTCGTCCGAAGCTCGCGCAGGCTTCCCTCTCCTTGATTCGTGGCATCATCATTCAGAGCCGTACCGTTCCATCGATGGTCGCTCGCGTCGGTGACGAGGAAGTGCCACTGGATGCCGAAGAGGATACTGAGCCATCCGATGTTATCGAGGGCGTGTAG
- a CDS encoding glycoside hydrolase family 76 protein, protein MDSMTDQVYPLNGSYRAYADSGIVALQSMYNVTSGGWLDTLWWQQAVALGTVIDYSSRASTIYTDDIATTFNADKFTGFLNGYYDDEGWWAITWIKAYDLTGNREYLNTAKSIFKDMAGGWDSRCGGGLWWDKARTYKNAIPNELFLTIAARLHQRTPGDVAGGGRYHASYIDWANREWQWFKSSGLTNSSDLVNDGLAIDGKSCQNNGENTWTYNQGVILGGLADMYKISGDVSYLSRAEAIADANMLTNVDGNGILYEKGCEPTGDCDDDGAIFKGIFMENLYYLYTVDGKTTYRDFILKNASAICVYNRDSSNNFGLHWDGPFDRSQANRQSSAMETLNAAIVLTVPKGRIA, encoded by the coding sequence ATGGACAGCATGACGGACCAGGTCTATCCGCTCAATGGCAGCTATCGTGCTTACGCGGATAGCGGCATCGTAGCATTACAAAGCATGTATAATGTGACCAGCGGAGGATGGTTGGATACGCTCTGGTGGCAGCAGGCGGTAGCCCTGGGGACGGTCATCGATTACTCATCGCGCGCATCCACTATCTACACAGATGATATCGCCACAACGTTCAATGCCGATAAATTTACCGGCTTTCTCAATGGCTACTATGATGACGAGGGCTGGTGGGCCATCACCTGGATCAAGGCCTATGATCTGACAGGCAACCGTGAATACCTCAACACGGCAAAGTCTATCTTCAAGGATATGGCGGGCGGATGGGACTCCAGGTGCGGGGGTGGCCTCTGGTGGGACAAGGCCAGGACCTACAAAAATGCCATCCCTAATGAACTATTCCTCACTATCGCCGCGCGCCTTCACCAGCGTACGCCGGGTGATGTGGCAGGCGGAGGACGTTACCATGCCAGCTACATTGATTGGGCAAACAGGGAATGGCAGTGGTTCAAAAGCAGCGGCCTGACCAACTCTTCGGACCTGGTCAACGACGGGTTAGCAATAGATGGCAAGAGCTGCCAGAACAATGGCGAGAATACCTGGACATATAATCAAGGCGTTATCCTCGGCGGCCTGGCCGACATGTATAAGATTAGCGGTGATGTATCCTATTTATCCCGGGCCGAAGCGATCGCCGACGCCAATATGCTCACCAACGTCGACGGCAACGGTATTCTCTACGAAAAGGGCTGCGAGCCAACCGGCGATTGTGACGATGATGGAGCTATATTTAAAGGCATCTTCATGGAAAACCTTTATTACCTCTATACGGTAGATGGAAAGACGACGTATAGAGATTTTATCCTGAAGAATGCCAGCGCCATCTGCGTGTATAACCGCGATAGCTCGAACAATTTCGGGCTGCACTGGGATGGTCCATTTGATAGATCGCAGGCCAACCGCCAGAGCTCGGCTATGGAAACCCTCAATGCCGCCATCGTCCTTACCGTCCCCAAGGGTAGAATCGCGTAA
- a CDS encoding zinc-ribbon domain-containing protein has translation MSCHSCGTLLPSNARFCPNCGEVSEQTSPQVTTRDYLSSRQGSPTDPLAQRSSRRFSRALVILIPVLILVLVGAGLLIYNANASSVHLQHTARTAQAPGAVPTEVVGNPYTHTGKLAFTDPLAANNGSQQWDVNRNCAFKGGAYHVIAPDPRFSDYCTANATNFSNFAFEVSMKIIQGDAGGILLRVENTNPNQFYDFYVGQNGTYGFEVVNGSKFSVLKGGTSPAIRQGLNAVNVLGVVAQGSSMTLYVNQQRIASVTDPGYHSGQIGVYAVVYSHATEVAFSNARLWTL, from the coding sequence ATGTCTTGTCATTCCTGCGGAACGTTGCTCCCGTCGAACGCGAGGTTTTGCCCCAACTGCGGCGAGGTAAGCGAGCAGACTTCGCCCCAGGTGACGACAAGGGATTACCTGTCCTCCAGGCAGGGTTCCCCTACAGACCCTCTGGCACAGAGATCGTCTCGCCGCTTCTCAAGGGCTCTTGTCATCCTGATTCCTGTCCTTATACTTGTCCTGGTGGGGGCGGGCCTGCTTATTTACAATGCGAACGCTTCCTCTGTTCATCTCCAGCATACTGCGAGAACAGCACAGGCACCAGGCGCTGTCCCTACAGAGGTGGTAGGAAACCCATATACTCATACTGGAAAGCTGGCGTTTACCGATCCGCTGGCCGCCAACAACGGGAGCCAGCAATGGGACGTGAATAGGAATTGCGCATTTAAAGGCGGCGCATACCATGTAATTGCGCCGGACCCGCGCTTCTCCGACTACTGTACAGCCAACGCCACCAACTTCAGCAACTTCGCTTTCGAGGTTTCGATGAAGATCATCCAGGGAGATGCGGGTGGTATCCTCCTGCGCGTTGAGAACACGAATCCAAACCAGTTTTACGATTTCTATGTGGGACAGAATGGAACCTATGGATTTGAGGTTGTGAATGGCTCGAAATTCTCGGTCTTGAAAGGAGGGACAAGCCCGGCAATCCGCCAGGGCTTGAACGCGGTGAACGTTCTCGGAGTTGTCGCGCAAGGCAGCAGCATGACGCTCTACGTGAATCAGCAGCGTATAGCCAGCGTAACCGACCCAGGCTATCATTCGGGTCAAATAGGCGTCTACGCCGTCGTTTACAGCCATGCGACAGAAGTAGCTTTCAGCAATGCCAGGCTATGGACACTTTGA
- the rho gene encoding transcription termination factor Rho → MTNTDVRNRRLLQHADSSSTEYAGGRPQGYAPITEPYTRTQDVERSDLETLENQNAAAREQQAVPDSQNAFFGSGVLDIVSDGFGFLRAERFLPGPMDVYVSASQIRRFNLRQGDLVAGQIRPPKDREQFAGLLRVEAVNGLDPEVTRNRPHFDSLTPIFPREQFDLETTPGNLSGRLINLVAPIGRGQRGLIVSPPKAGKTMLLKSIANSITQNHPDVYLLVALIGERPEEVTDLKRSVQGEVVSSTFDEPTEAHTRLAEMVLEHAKRLVESGLDVVVLLDSLTRLSRAYNLAVEPSGRSLSGGLDPAALVLPKHFFGAARKIEEGGSLTIIATALVDTGSRMDDVIYEEFKGTGNMELVLNRKLAERRIFPAIDISLSGTRREELLYDDQTYRAVITMRRMFSTLSEQRGLEAMEAFLQQMSKTRNNVEFLATLKKGMA, encoded by the coding sequence ATGACAAACACAGATGTAAGAAACCGGCGACTACTACAGCATGCCGATTCATCCAGCACAGAGTACGCCGGCGGGCGACCACAAGGATACGCCCCTATCACAGAACCTTACACTCGTACTCAAGATGTTGAGCGAAGCGATCTTGAAACGCTTGAAAACCAGAACGCTGCTGCTCGCGAGCAGCAGGCGGTTCCCGATTCACAGAATGCATTCTTTGGATCCGGCGTACTGGACATCGTATCTGATGGGTTTGGCTTCCTGCGCGCGGAACGGTTCTTGCCGGGGCCAATGGATGTCTACGTCTCCGCGTCGCAAATCCGGCGCTTCAATTTGCGCCAGGGTGACCTGGTTGCAGGCCAGATTCGACCCCCCAAAGATCGCGAACAATTCGCAGGCTTGCTGCGAGTGGAGGCAGTCAATGGGCTTGATCCTGAAGTGACGCGGAATCGCCCCCACTTCGATAGCTTGACGCCCATTTTTCCACGCGAGCAGTTTGATCTGGAGACAACTCCCGGCAATTTGTCGGGCCGCCTGATCAACCTGGTTGCTCCGATTGGCCGCGGGCAGCGTGGATTGATCGTTTCTCCTCCTAAGGCCGGCAAAACCATGCTGCTCAAATCCATCGCCAATTCCATCACCCAGAATCATCCCGATGTCTACCTGCTGGTAGCCCTGATCGGTGAGCGGCCAGAAGAGGTTACCGACCTGAAGCGCTCCGTACAGGGAGAGGTGGTCAGTTCCACTTTCGATGAGCCGACCGAGGCGCATACACGCCTGGCCGAGATGGTACTGGAGCATGCCAAACGCCTGGTGGAATCAGGACTGGACGTAGTGGTATTGCTGGATAGCCTGACGCGCCTGAGCCGGGCTTATAACCTGGCAGTGGAACCGAGCGGGCGCAGTTTATCCGGTGGTCTTGATCCCGCCGCGCTGGTATTGCCGAAACACTTCTTCGGCGCCGCACGCAAGATCGAGGAGGGCGGTAGCCTGACGATTATCGCGACCGCGCTGGTAGATACGGGCAGCCGCATGGATGATGTAATCTACGAGGAGTTTAAGGGCACCGGCAACATGGAACTGGTGCTGAACCGCAAACTGGCCGAGCGGCGCATCTTCCCCGCTATCGACATCTCGCTTTCCGGCACGCGCCGCGAGGAGCTGCTCTACGACGACCAGACATACCGGGCCGTCATCACCATGCGTCGTATGTTCTCCACGCTGAGCGAGCAACGAGGGTTGGAGGCAATGGAAGCATTCCTGCAACAGATGTCCAAAACCAGGAACAACGTCGAGTTCCTGGCAACGCTCAAGAAGGGCATGGCATAA
- the galK gene encoding galactokinase, which yields MRPIEQRAAQAYREQFGEEPVLIASAPGRINLIGEHTDYNEGFVLPCAVSRRVAVAIGLLRVGADLSRPAPIHQPGETWLYSTDFQELRALTEQKVGSWADYPSGVVWALKEQGHAIPAFQGAFAGDVPLGSGLSSSAAIEAATALALAAYFHLDISRKDLAVLCRRAENAFVGVNSGIMDQYASLLCREGMALLIDCRSLEAQQVPLDLASAGLTLLVCDTRVSRKLGDTGYNARRKVAEQAASTLGVKQLRDAKVSDLDRLAGEELRRARHVVTENERVLQAVEALRRQDFTRFGELMYESHRSMRDDYEISTPELDTFVELAARAGALGARLTGAGFGGSAIALMKQADVEGLKSTALRHFERRGFKLPVFHVFSPAAGAGVVLNAKKAE from the coding sequence ATGCGGCCTATCGAGCAGCGAGCGGCACAGGCATATCGCGAGCAGTTTGGCGAAGAGCCGGTGTTGATTGCGAGCGCGCCGGGGCGGATCAATCTGATCGGAGAGCATACCGATTATAATGAAGGGTTTGTGCTGCCGTGCGCGGTAAGCCGGCGCGTAGCCGTGGCCATTGGACTCCTACGGGTAGGGGCCGATTTATCGCGCCCAGCGCCGATTCATCAGCCCGGTGAGACATGGCTCTATTCGACGGATTTTCAGGAGCTTCGCGCGCTTACAGAACAAAAGGTGGGATCCTGGGCCGACTACCCGAGCGGCGTGGTATGGGCATTGAAGGAGCAAGGCCATGCTATCCCGGCATTTCAGGGCGCATTTGCCGGCGATGTGCCGCTGGGAAGTGGGCTTTCTTCCTCCGCGGCGATAGAGGCCGCAACCGCGCTGGCACTCGCCGCGTACTTCCATCTCGATATTTCACGCAAAGACCTGGCGGTACTCTGCCGCCGAGCCGAAAATGCTTTTGTGGGCGTCAATAGCGGCATTATGGATCAATATGCCTCGCTGCTGTGCAGGGAAGGGATGGCGCTGCTAATCGATTGCCGCTCGCTTGAAGCGCAGCAGGTCCCTCTAGACCTGGCAAGCGCCGGTTTGACGCTCCTCGTCTGTGATACGCGAGTTTCACGCAAGCTGGGGGACACGGGATATAATGCCAGGCGCAAAGTAGCTGAACAGGCGGCATCAACGCTGGGCGTAAAACAGTTGCGAGACGCAAAGGTGTCAGACCTGGACAGGCTCGCGGGCGAGGAGTTGCGGCGCGCCCGGCACGTGGTTACCGAAAATGAACGCGTGTTGCAGGCTGTTGAGGCTTTGCGGCGACAAGATTTTACGCGCTTCGGTGAATTGATGTACGAGTCACATCGTTCCATGCGCGATGATTACGAAATTTCGACGCCGGAACTGGATACGTTCGTGGAACTGGCAGCGCGGGCCGGCGCGCTGGGGGCGAGGCTAACGGGAGCGGGCTTCGGCGGCAGCGCGATTGCTTTGATGAAGCAGGCCGACGTGGAAGGGCTGAAATCAACGGCGCTGCGCCATTTCGAGCGGCGAGGGTTTAAATTGCCGGTGTTCCACGTATTTTCGCCTGCCGCGGGAGCCGGGGTCGTTTTGAACGCCAAAAAGGCGGAATGA
- a CDS encoding MFS transporter encodes MLAVLRQRNFSLLWSAGLISMIGDWMLFIALPIYVYKLTGSALATGTMFIAEMIPSLLLGSVAGVFVDRWDRKRTMVISNLLLALGLLPLLLVHSTAWLWVVYIVAFVESVLTQFFTPAESALLPLLVGEEHVGPANSLNSLNKNIARLIGPPLGGIVAGLSGLPAITLADAASFLIAGGMIALIAVQSRASEEESTGISTPANSLHPLVAVWREWLEGLGLVKRERVVSIMFVLFAVTSLGEGVFGILFVVFVYRILHGGALQLGELMGAQAVGGLIGSMLVGYVIKIITPSRLLGISGILFGLIDLVIFNYPAFFPGFTLAVILFVLVGVPGVGTLTSAYTLLQTAVTDEYRGRIFGALGTTGALFMLLGTVLAGFLGDHIGVVTVLNTQGAVYVLAGGFVLVTLFNFKISAKTEILGEQEQSQAAAMP; translated from the coding sequence ATGCTTGCCGTCTTACGACAGCGTAACTTCTCGCTACTCTGGTCTGCCGGGTTGATTTCCATGATTGGCGATTGGATGCTGTTCATCGCCTTACCGATTTACGTGTATAAGCTGACCGGCTCTGCCCTGGCTACCGGCACGATGTTCATCGCGGAAATGATTCCCAGCTTGCTGCTTGGTTCAGTGGCAGGGGTGTTTGTGGATCGCTGGGATCGCAAACGCACTATGGTGATTTCCAATCTGCTGCTGGCCCTTGGTCTGCTGCCTCTGCTCCTGGTACATTCAACCGCCTGGTTATGGGTGGTATACATAGTTGCGTTCGTCGAATCTGTGCTCACACAGTTTTTTACTCCCGCTGAAAGCGCACTTTTGCCGTTGCTTGTAGGCGAAGAGCACGTGGGGCCTGCCAATTCTCTCAATTCACTGAATAAGAACATTGCGCGACTGATTGGCCCACCCCTCGGCGGTATCGTAGCCGGTCTGTCTGGCCTGCCTGCTATAACTCTCGCGGATGCAGCCTCCTTTCTGATTGCCGGTGGTATGATCGCCCTCATCGCGGTGCAGTCGAGGGCTTCAGAAGAAGAGAGTACAGGAATATCTACTCCTGCGAATAGTCTGCATCCACTGGTAGCTGTCTGGCGCGAATGGTTGGAGGGTCTGGGACTGGTGAAGAGAGAGCGAGTGGTTTCCATTATGTTCGTGCTGTTCGCGGTAACATCGCTGGGCGAGGGTGTTTTCGGAATCTTGTTCGTGGTTTTTGTGTATAGAATACTGCATGGAGGTGCGCTGCAACTTGGCGAGCTGATGGGAGCGCAAGCGGTAGGTGGCCTGATTGGTTCAATGCTTGTGGGATATGTTATTAAGATCATAACTCCATCTCGCCTGCTGGGAATAAGTGGGATTCTGTTCGGTTTGATTGATCTTGTGATATTCAACTACCCTGCTTTCTTTCCAGGTTTTACCCTGGCCGTGATCCTTTTTGTACTGGTAGGGGTGCCGGGCGTAGGCACATTGACCAGCGCATATACGCTGCTGCAGACTGCTGTCACAGACGAGTACCGGGGGCGCATCTTCGGCGCTCTTGGCACGACTGGCGCGTTATTTATGCTGCTTGGTACGGTCCTGGCCGGCTTTTTAGGCGATCACATTGGCGTTGTGACGGTGCTTAATACGCAAGGAGCCGTCTATGTCCTGGCAGGGGGATTTGTGCTTGTAACTCTGTTCAATTTCAAAATCAGTGCTAAGACTGAGATTCTGGGAGAACAGGAGCAGTCGCAGGCTGCTGCGATGCCATAG